One part of the Arachidicoccus terrestris genome encodes these proteins:
- a CDS encoding O-methyltransferase, whose protein sequence is MFSKYTLVRKYLQYRKNALNGKGHGIHSPFVYSFVREVLRDKRNYPCYQPLAALRRILKTDQRSVEVEDFGAGSRVISNRSRRIGDIARSSLKPKKYSRLLFRMVQQWQPGTILELGTCFGVTTAYLANGNKNAQVFTMEGAPAIAEVARHNFSELQLSNIELIEGNFDDQLSGLIDRLRSEKRHLDFVFIDGNHRKEPTLRYFQELLPLVRENSVIVFDDIHWSAGMEEAWEEIKSRPEVTLSIDLFFIGIVFFRNENKVKQDFIIEF, encoded by the coding sequence ATGTTTTCAAAATATACCTTAGTCCGTAAATACCTGCAGTACAGAAAAAACGCTTTAAATGGTAAAGGGCATGGCATTCATTCACCCTTTGTGTACAGCTTTGTGCGTGAGGTGTTAAGAGATAAGAGAAACTATCCTTGTTATCAGCCGCTCGCGGCACTCAGGCGTATTCTCAAAACGGATCAGCGATCCGTGGAAGTGGAGGATTTTGGGGCAGGTTCCCGTGTTATCTCCAACCGGAGCCGCAGAATCGGAGACATAGCCAGATCATCACTGAAACCTAAAAAGTATAGCAGATTACTATTCAGGATGGTACAGCAATGGCAGCCAGGCACTATCCTGGAGCTGGGTACCTGTTTTGGTGTCACAACCGCTTATCTGGCAAATGGTAACAAAAATGCACAGGTATTCACAATGGAAGGCGCACCCGCTATTGCAGAAGTAGCCCGCCATAATTTTAGTGAGCTGCAATTAAGTAACATTGAATTGATCGAAGGCAATTTTGACGACCAGCTCTCTGGTCTGATAGATCGCTTAAGGTCGGAAAAACGGCACCTGGATTTTGTCTTTATTGACGGCAATCACAGAAAAGAACCTACGCTCAGATATTTTCAGGAGTTGCTACCTTTGGTAAGGGAAAATTCAGTGATCGTGTTTGATGATATTCATTGGAGTGCGGGGATGGAGGAAGCCTGGGAAGAAATTAAAAGCAGGCCGGAGGTGACACTGTCTATAGATTTATTCTTTATCGGGATTGTTTTTTTTAGAAATGAAAATAAGGTGAAGCAGGACTTTATCATTGAGTTTTGA
- a CDS encoding TonB-dependent receptor domain-containing protein, with translation MKFITAALLLATTLASTSVFSQQSTATTDIIVSTQKNGTIKGLVTEQESGTPIASASIQVYQDVLDTSSHQVRQLLVGSMISKNDGTFELGNLPTPSKLKLIVAVVGHETYQKVFSLTTDGTPQDLGTIKMVTTSSKLKDVTVNATSDQFFKMGVDRKIFSVAQSLVSTGQTAQEVMAQIPSVDVDLDGNVTLRGGSPQLFIDGKPTTLTLDQIPSDIIDKVELITNPSAKFDASSNGGSIINIVLKKDRKSGYHGGLTAGVDTRGALNFGGDFAFRQGKFNFFARGMHRGRDSKSENSTTRNFLTNDTSIVQTGTSHNTGAFSFYNAGVDFLMDDRNTITLEGRYVKGTFDQEQPQFVDSLAGGDAYSYSRLTSTSGFHFKDMRGELSYKHLFNEDGDHNLTFDARYSNSDNGNYSDLNTGIYNTPDFTDPRIPNILRTTFGDGKRKRYTLDADYVNPITENDKIEAGIRFDSRNSDNSNYQYEDSTGTATGLDGMKLNTRVSSLYSYDEKVLAAYGIWSSRLSEKLAYQLGLRAERYEYSGKNYTIDGKSFTPFSVNYPLNLFPSAFLTYTITDRQDIQASYSRKTDRPSFWQLIPVYDYSDPYNIRVGNSNLKPEFTNLFELNYNIRYGTNSNFLMSAYMRQTMDMITRYQYIDSKIDPSNDSTIVNSYINANTSYTYGLELTDKMTLFKMWDLTGNINLFNSIINTRSLSGENIRNQRWSWFAKLNNTFKLPAGFSVQVSGDYHAKTVLPNGDGNRRGGFGGSNLGTAQGYISPYYRIDAAVKKDWKWGEGNSLSLTASIGDIFGTSKHDSYSRTAITEEYSSRFRTPRIVRFTLSWRFGQIDKSLFKRKAQSGPEGQGGDGGGDMGGQGGDMGGGM, from the coding sequence ATGAAATTTATTACCGCAGCATTATTATTAGCCACTACATTAGCAAGTACTTCAGTATTTAGTCAGCAATCCACAGCTACTACGGATATTATTGTGTCTACCCAGAAAAATGGAACCATCAAAGGTTTGGTGACAGAACAGGAGTCGGGGACGCCTATTGCCAGTGCTTCCATCCAGGTCTATCAGGACGTTCTGGATACCTCCAGCCACCAGGTCCGTCAACTCCTGGTGGGCAGCATGATTTCCAAAAATGATGGAACTTTTGAATTAGGCAACCTTCCTACGCCTTCTAAATTAAAATTGATCGTTGCTGTTGTTGGCCATGAAACGTATCAAAAGGTTTTTAGCCTTACTACTGACGGTACGCCACAGGATCTGGGCACTATTAAAATGGTTACCACGAGTTCCAAGTTGAAGGACGTAACGGTTAATGCGACTTCTGATCAGTTTTTTAAAATGGGTGTGGACCGTAAGATCTTCAGTGTGGCTCAGAGCCTGGTAAGCACGGGACAGACTGCACAGGAGGTGATGGCCCAGATCCCCTCCGTAGACGTTGACCTGGATGGTAACGTAACGCTCAGAGGAGGATCGCCGCAATTATTCATCGATGGCAAGCCCACGACACTGACACTCGATCAGATTCCTTCAGATATCATTGATAAGGTGGAACTAATCACCAATCCTTCTGCGAAATTTGATGCATCCAGTAATGGAGGCAGTATTATCAATATCGTTTTGAAAAAAGATCGTAAAAGTGGTTACCACGGAGGCCTTACGGCAGGTGTAGATACCCGCGGAGCGCTTAATTTTGGTGGTGATTTTGCTTTTCGCCAGGGCAAATTCAACTTTTTTGCCAGAGGGATGCACCGTGGACGTGATTCTAAATCTGAGAATTCTACGACGCGTAACTTCCTGACAAATGATACCTCTATTGTTCAGACGGGAACGTCTCATAACACAGGCGCTTTCAGCTTTTATAATGCTGGAGTGGACTTTCTTATGGATGACCGTAATACGATTACCCTGGAGGGCCGGTATGTTAAAGGAACTTTTGATCAGGAACAGCCTCAATTCGTTGACTCTCTGGCAGGAGGGGACGCCTATTCTTATAGCAGACTGACCTCGACCTCCGGATTTCACTTTAAAGATATGAGGGGCGAATTATCCTATAAGCATCTGTTTAATGAAGACGGCGATCACAATCTGACCTTTGATGCCCGCTACAGCAATTCTGATAATGGGAATTATTCTGATCTGAACACCGGTATTTATAATACCCCGGACTTTACGGACCCACGCATTCCCAATATTTTGAGAACGACCTTTGGGGATGGTAAACGTAAAAGATATACACTTGATGCAGATTATGTGAACCCTATTACAGAGAATGATAAGATTGAGGCGGGAATCCGCTTTGATAGCCGAAACAGTGACAATTCCAATTATCAGTATGAGGATTCAACAGGAACGGCTACCGGCCTGGATGGCATGAAACTCAATACCAGAGTGTCCAGTTTGTATTCCTATGATGAGAAGGTTTTGGCAGCTTATGGCATCTGGTCTTCCCGCCTGAGTGAGAAGCTGGCTTATCAATTAGGACTGAGAGCGGAACGATATGAATACAGTGGTAAGAATTATACAATTGATGGAAAGTCTTTTACGCCATTTTCCGTGAATTATCCGCTGAATCTATTCCCCAGTGCATTTTTGACTTATACGATTACGGACAGACAGGATATCCAGGCTAGTTATTCCCGCAAAACGGACCGGCCCAGTTTCTGGCAGTTAATACCCGTTTATGATTATTCGGATCCTTATAATATCCGGGTGGGTAATTCCAATCTGAAGCCAGAGTTTACCAACTTATTTGAACTGAATTATAATATCCGTTATGGTACCAACAGCAATTTCCTGATGAGTGCCTACATGCGGCAGACTATGGATATGATTACCCGGTATCAGTATATTGATTCCAAGATAGATCCGTCCAATGACTCAACGATCGTTAATAGCTATATCAATGCGAATACCAGTTATACCTATGGTCTTGAGCTGACTGATAAGATGACTTTATTTAAAATGTGGGATCTGACGGGAAATATCAATTTGTTTAATTCTATTATCAATACCAGGTCCCTGTCGGGAGAAAATATCCGTAATCAGCGTTGGAGCTGGTTCGCCAAGCTGAATAATACCTTTAAGTTGCCGGCTGGATTCTCCGTGCAGGTGTCCGGAGATTACCATGCCAAAACTGTTTTGCCGAACGGCGATGGTAATCGCCGTGGCGGATTTGGTGGTAGCAACCTGGGTACTGCTCAGGGATATATCTCTCCTTATTATCGCATAGATGCGGCCGTCAAAAAAGACTGGAAATGGGGTGAAGGTAATTCACTTTCCCTGACAGCCTCCATCGGTGATATCTTTGGTACCAGTAAACACGATTCTTATTCCAGGACCGCTATTACGGAAGAGTATTCCAGCCGCTTCCGTACGCCCAGGATTGTCCGTTTTACGCTCAGCTGGAGATTTGGACAGATCGATAAGTCGCTTTTCAAACGCAAAGCGCAGTCCGGGCCGGAAGGCCAGGGCGGTGACGGCGGCGGAGACATGGGCGGCCAGGGCGGCGATATGGGCGGTGGCATGTAA
- a CDS encoding carboxy terminal-processing peptidase, which translates to MMSKKALPVFALVLMGGILGALSCRGSNENDTLTRQQQLLVGLGMIIEQRHYSPKTIDDNFSKEIFDKFLSSLDAEKNIFLKSDIEKLSVYKTSIDDEIHGRAAMEFYPTAIGIFQQRIAQLKPLYHQILSKPFDFTKEAMYQPVSDSLDYPVDTTAAKEAWRERLKYRTLVAYNDLLSQKAKAKPTDSLAKKSDATLEKEARETVKSYYDRYFDKRFNPKTFNATQQFSLFVNTITHEMDPHSDYMPPLDQREFNEEMSNRFYGIGALLMEKNGQISIESVIAGGAAWKSKKISNGDIILKVATGDAPLMDLSGYEVTEAVKFIRGAKGSTVRLQIKKASDGTVETVSLIREEVKLDQAAAKSLIINENNNKIGYLSLPQFYADFQDDKGARSATDVAKEIKKLKAAGINGLIIDLRTNPGGSLADVNKMIGYFVKSGPAVQVKNRSDQSQQLMDNNDSDAVLYNGPMIVMVNEFSASASEIFAAAMQDYHRAIIVGSTSTYGKGTVQTQLPLGKPNANGMPEFGGLKLTVEKFYRIDGGSTQLKGVSSDIVLPDLLESVKAREKDNPTAMPWDKINPATYVIWQPPYNADSVIARANQRIRQNPVFNAINQTNIWMDANENRPVSLNLKKYREDQEKIRKMFDKDDKGVKLKDPLSITVMSVDHKQYLENPDKTKADFYSRWKTDVSKDVYIKETAKIMTDMISQQKYFASSDFGQIKK; encoded by the coding sequence ATGATGAGTAAAAAAGCGCTGCCCGTATTCGCACTGGTTTTGATGGGTGGTATTCTGGGCGCTCTTTCCTGTAGAGGCAGTAATGAAAATGATACCCTGACACGGCAGCAGCAGCTCCTGGTCGGCCTGGGTATGATTATAGAGCAACGCCATTATTCTCCTAAAACAATAGACGATAATTTCTCTAAGGAGATTTTTGATAAGTTTCTCAGCTCGCTGGATGCGGAAAAGAATATTTTCCTGAAATCCGACATTGAGAAGCTTTCCGTATACAAAACTTCCATAGATGACGAGATTCATGGCCGTGCCGCCATGGAATTCTATCCCACTGCCATCGGCATATTTCAGCAGCGCATCGCGCAACTAAAGCCGCTTTATCATCAAATTCTGTCCAAGCCTTTTGATTTTACCAAAGAGGCCATGTACCAGCCCGTTAGCGACAGCCTGGATTATCCGGTTGACACCACAGCAGCGAAAGAAGCCTGGCGCGAACGCTTAAAATACCGTACGCTGGTCGCCTACAACGATTTGCTGTCCCAGAAAGCGAAAGCGAAGCCAACGGATTCCCTGGCTAAAAAATCTGATGCCACCCTGGAAAAAGAAGCACGTGAGACCGTTAAATCCTATTACGACCGGTATTTTGATAAACGGTTCAATCCCAAGACTTTTAATGCCACACAACAGTTCAGCTTATTTGTCAATACCATTACCCATGAAATGGACCCCCACTCTGATTATATGCCACCACTCGATCAGCGTGAATTCAATGAAGAAATGAGTAACCGGTTTTATGGCATTGGTGCCTTACTCATGGAAAAAAACGGTCAGATCAGTATCGAATCTGTTATCGCAGGCGGTGCTGCCTGGAAGAGCAAAAAGATCAGTAACGGAGATATTATTCTTAAGGTCGCCACCGGGGATGCCCCGCTCATGGACCTGAGCGGTTATGAAGTGACAGAAGCTGTAAAATTTATCCGCGGTGCCAAAGGATCAACGGTCCGGCTCCAGATCAAGAAGGCTTCAGATGGTACTGTTGAGACTGTCAGTCTGATCCGTGAAGAGGTCAAACTGGATCAGGCAGCAGCTAAAAGCCTTATAATCAATGAGAATAACAACAAGATCGGCTATTTAAGCTTACCGCAGTTTTATGCGGATTTCCAGGATGATAAAGGTGCCAGATCAGCAACGGACGTTGCAAAAGAAATAAAGAAACTCAAAGCAGCCGGCATCAACGGACTGATCATTGACCTGCGCACCAATCCGGGCGGGTCACTGGCCGATGTGAATAAAATGATCGGCTACTTCGTAAAATCCGGACCGGCGGTACAGGTTAAAAACCGCAGCGATCAGAGCCAGCAATTAATGGATAATAATGATTCTGACGCGGTGCTCTACAATGGCCCCATGATCGTTATGGTCAATGAATTCAGTGCTTCTGCCTCTGAAATCTTTGCAGCGGCCATGCAGGATTATCATCGTGCCATTATTGTCGGCTCCACCTCTACCTATGGTAAGGGAACGGTGCAGACCCAGCTACCACTGGGTAAGCCCAATGCCAATGGGATGCCTGAATTCGGCGGTCTCAAATTAACGGTTGAGAAATTCTACCGTATCGACGGTGGCTCAACCCAGCTGAAAGGCGTTTCTTCGGATATTGTTCTGCCTGATCTGCTAGAATCTGTTAAAGCCAGGGAGAAAGACAATCCTACCGCTATGCCCTGGGATAAGATCAATCCGGCTACCTATGTGATCTGGCAGCCACCCTATAATGCAGATTCAGTCATTGCAAGAGCCAATCAGAGAATCCGGCAAAATCCGGTTTTCAACGCCATTAACCAGACTAATATCTGGATGGATGCCAATGAAAACCGTCCGGTCAGCCTGAACCTGAAAAAATACAGGGAAGACCAGGAGAAAATCCGAAAAATGTTCGACAAAGATGATAAAGGCGTTAAACTGAAAGATCCTTTATCCATCACTGTTATGTCGGTAGATCACAAACAATATCTGGAAAATCCCGATAAAACAAAAGCAGATTTCTATTCAAGATGGAAAACGGATGTATCTAAGGATGTATACATTAAAGAAACCGCAAAAATCATGACTGACATGATCAGTCAACAAAAATACTTTGCGTCTTCGGATTTTGGTCAGATCAAAAAATAA